Genomic segment of Leptospira perdikensis:
AGACCCCAAGTTCCTTTTTTACTTATCGAAGGCCATGGTCCTACGGTTTGGGGGAAGTCGGTGGCAGAAGCCAACAAACATTTGGAAGCAGTTCATTTTCTATTACAAGTGATGGCAAGGCGTATATGAAGGACGGGGCCCATGTGTATATTTTTGGAATTGGTTCCGGAATTGGACAAGGGCTTCATAAACGTTTTTTAGAAGACAAATCCGTTTCTCTTTTCGGATTCTCTAGAAAGGGGAAACAGACTCTCGATTCTTTCTCCAAAGCAGAAAAGGGAAATTTTGTTTTCGATGCTAAAAATACAAAAGACATAGAAAGTTTTCAAACTTCTCTGTTATCTAAATATGGATTCACAAAATCTGGAGACTCTTCCGCATTCCAAAACATAGACCTTGTGGTTTACTTTGCGTTGGGGGATGGAGTGTTTGGACCCATTGCCGATTTAAAGGAAGTCGATTTAAAATCCCATTTTGATTTGAATGTCCACTCTCTGATTTTACTTTCGCGAGCCTTTGCTCCACTTTTAGCTTCTTTTCGCAGTTCTAGCTTTGTATTTCTGGGATCAACTGCCGGAAAACAAGGATTCCCCGAATCTGTGGCTTATTGTGCCTCCAAACATGCAGTTTTAGGAATCGCTCGAGCCCTAAGAGAAGAGTGGAAACCCTTCGGAACTAAGGTAGTTCATATCAGCCTCGGGGCTGTGGCCACAGAAATTTGGGACACAAGACCCCAGTTTGACAAGAATGATATGGTTACAATTTCGGACATTTCCGAGTATTTGTGGAGTATTTCCCACTTGCCTAAATCTATCTTTGTAGATGACTTATCCATTACCCCAAGAAAAGGAATCTTATAGTTCCCATGGAATTCAAGGAATCGATTGTACTCGTGACCGGTGGCAGTGGTGGCATTGGAAGAGAGATTGTCCGCTCTCTCGTCCTTGCGGGGTTTTCTGTATGGAACTTGGACAAAGTCCGTCCCACATCCCCCATCCTCCAAGAGACTTATAGAGAAGTGGATTTGGCGGAAACTCCCTTTGTAGTAGAAAGAAGTCTCGCAAAAATCATCCAAGAAAGTTCGGAGGCAGGTGATCTTTTTGGCCTGGTTCACAATGCTGGATTTGGTGGGCCTTACCATCCCATTACCGATGTTTCTATCGAAGAATGGGATTCCATTTTTCGAATTAATGTAGATAGTTTATTTCTTTTATCCAAATTACTTTTACCCATTTTTAAAAATCAAAATTTTGGAAGGATTGTTGCCATTGCATCTTCTTTATCCATTGTGGGGTCAGCAAACTCAGTTGCATATTCTTCCTCCAAACATGCATTAGTTGGCTTTATTCGTTCTGTGGCTGATGAATGGGGTAAGTTTGGAATTACCGCCAACGCAGTGAGTCCAGGTTTTGTGGATACTAAGATGGGAATTCAAGAAGACCAAATTTCTGATCATAAATCAAAAATCATAGAGAAGACACCGGTTAGGCGAATTGCAGAACCTTCCGAAATTGCTCGTGTGGTCAATTTCCTCCTTCAAAAAGAATCTGGATACATATCCGGATCGAATTGGACCGTTGATGGCGGGCTCACAGCCATTTAATTTATGAGAATATCCCCACCACACGATCACTTCCTACAACTTACTACCAAAGAAAATTTAGGAAGGTCTTCAGGGATCATCTTACAGAAAGAAGCTTTGTCCATTATGAAAACAGTGGAGATCCAAAGTTCACGAGAGAATATTGAAGCGGGCCATTTGTTCCGCCCTACAGATTCCAATTTTGAAAAACTAAAGATGGATCATGAAACTGCATTGGACGGACTGTGGCAACTCATTGACTACGGACTTACCACCCAACTGTTTGAAATTAAATTTGATGCCGATGTTGGTGAATTACGATTTGTTAATTTTCTTGTAGGCCTTCCTGGTGGGATGCCATTAGAAGAACCGTATAAACTCCTCATTGCGAGGTCAACAGAACATTTATTTGAATACATTCAGGCCAAACGGGTATTAACCGAAGATACTTGGCGTAACGTACTGAACAAACTTGCAGACATTGATTATAAAGAAGAAAAAGGATCTGGCGATGAACTGGATCGAATGTTAGAGCCGAA
This window contains:
- a CDS encoding SDR family oxidoreductase, with amino-acid sequence MKDGAHVYIFGIGSGIGQGLHKRFLEDKSVSLFGFSRKGKQTLDSFSKAEKGNFVFDAKNTKDIESFQTSLLSKYGFTKSGDSSAFQNIDLVVYFALGDGVFGPIADLKEVDLKSHFDLNVHSLILLSRAFAPLLASFRSSSFVFLGSTAGKQGFPESVAYCASKHAVLGIARALREEWKPFGTKVVHISLGAVATEIWDTRPQFDKNDMVTISDISEYLWSISHLPKSIFVDDLSITPRKGIL
- a CDS encoding SDR family NAD(P)-dependent oxidoreductase, which encodes MEFKESIVLVTGGSGGIGREIVRSLVLAGFSVWNLDKVRPTSPILQETYREVDLAETPFVVERSLAKIIQESSEAGDLFGLVHNAGFGGPYHPITDVSIEEWDSIFRINVDSLFLLSKLLLPIFKNQNFGRIVAIASSLSIVGSANSVAYSSSKHALVGFIRSVADEWGKFGITANAVSPGFVDTKMGIQEDQISDHKSKIIEKTPVRRIAEPSEIARVVNFLLQKESGYISGSNWTVDGGLTAI